The Candidatus Margulisiibacteriota bacterium region AGGAAAATCCGCGTAAGTGATTCTTAGCTTTTTGTTTTTAGCCATAGCACTAAGCACAGTGCTTCTCTTTTCAAAATAATGATCATCAATTTTTTGCGCTACAACCCGCACGCTCGGCCTAAAAACAAAGTCTGCAAATTTCTGCTGGACGACTATCTTAAAGCCACTTTTATTCAGCAGATTTTCCAGTATCGGCAGAGAAAAACAAAACTTATGTGTCATACCAGCGTCTTCTATGCCGTAGATATGACACAAAATATTTTCTTTATCCGCAAGGTTAAGCGCCGAATTGTATTGTCGAAAGGCTTTCTCTATGTCAGGAGTTGTAATGACCAATAGTCCATCTGGCTTTAATAAAAGATAACCCTTGGCTAAAACAGCCAGAGAATCACAATAACCAAAATGCTCGATGACATCTTTTAGTAAAATTTCTGCAAAATAACTATGCGGTAAATTAAGGGTAGTTGCAGACATTTTCATATCTGCAACTACATTGTTGTAAAAATCTACATTCAAATAATCTTGCAAGTAATCATAACCACACCCTAGATTTATTTTATTTGGATAATGTGTAGTTAATCTCATTTTTACTTACCACCGCGTATCTTGTGCCAGGCGTATAACTACTTGAGCTAGGATTTATTGACGTTGAATCTGGAACAGTAATTGTATATACATCTGGTTGTTTATTTGCAACCTTCGGATAAGTAATTTTCAATTCAAAACTACCATCCTCCTGCTCACTGATTTCAACCCCTTCTTCGCTACCATCAAATATATAAGTCCACCTACTACCTTCAACAGATTCCCCATCAGATTTATCTTTTATCATTGCATTTGAAGCAAATGTAACGTCTAATACTCCTCCGTGCTTGCTGTTGTGAAAATGAATACCGGCCTTTTTTAGGTTTTCCGCCGATTTTACCGACACGGAA contains the following coding sequences:
- a CDS encoding class I SAM-dependent methyltransferase, which produces MRLTTHYPNKINLGCGYDYLQDYLNVDFYNNVVADMKMSATTLNLPHSYFAEILLKDVIEHFGYCDSLAVLAKGYLLLKPDGLLVITTPDIEKAFRQYNSALNLADKENILCHIYGIEDAGMTHKFCFSLPILENLLNKSGFKIVVQQKFADFVFRPSVRVVAQKIDDHYFEKRSTVLSAMAKNKKLRITYADFPYYEAILEEVLRTKDIKKTIYAYEHISPKLLLFLLNNKEINIDKKLVWNDIKRLKKLLKEPVWRFTDFWTKEAQHKYAQYTAALSLKNNR